A portion of the Musa acuminata AAA Group cultivar baxijiao chromosome BXJ1-1, Cavendish_Baxijiao_AAA, whole genome shotgun sequence genome contains these proteins:
- the LOC135587758 gene encoding protein CUP-SHAPED COTYLEDON 2-like: protein MDPVDVVPSGYRFLPTAEELVVDYLANCVAGTRLPSRAVAFADVYGTEPWNLLCNGRQEGYFFAERKPKNSGGPRVDRRAGTGSWTLNKKQEPVKSIVDGREMVVGRKSFLSFNDGRRKNSGWVMYEYEMCSPGFERRVLCHVKKSSHHAISGGNFIKKVESTFTEAATETISGGSLVGQKRNREESSTLSAKALTPSKKPAHSLQSDVSPPPTAVVQHPISARPVTPPESRLSSVDSVAPNEAGVPSAALSSTDVGGGEPLITVEELEAFLASPSPSVDLGDEQNCIDDAFFTREVEASLMSDDTDTASNTIPKASPSGLVDPRLMPDDTRIDSTTVVEVSTSSSSIDLVACEKMYFTDDPFFWSLEEVHAFLMSDDTFAASTTEQMACVDDARSTTPKALQASLISDGTGTDSTTAEVVSSSSSYDFVGYEQTENVVDVDDFMQEIDALMKSDDTPVDSAMISWLEQ from the coding sequence ATGGATCCCGTCGACGTCGTTCCGAGTGGttacaggttccttcccacggcggaggaactcgtgGTCGACTACCTCGCCAACTGCGTTGCCGGCACACGGCTCCCTagccgcgctgtcgccttcgccgatgtctacggcaccgagccgtggaatcttctctgcaacggtcgacaggagggctatttctttgcggagcgcaagcccaagaacagcggcGGCCCGCGCGTCGATCGAAGGGCCGGCACCGGTTCTTGGACTCTGAACAAAAAGCAAGAACCCGTCAAGTCCATCGTCGacgggcgcgagatggtggtggGACGAAAGAGCTTCCTCTCCTTCAACGATGGCCGGCGGAAAAACTCCGGGTGGGTAATGTATGAGTATGAGATGTGTTCCCCGGGcttcgagagacgagttctctgtcacgttaAGAAGAGTTCGCATCATGCCATCTCCGGCGGCAATTTCATCAAAAAGGTTGAGTCGACGTTCACGGAGGCCGCGACAGAGACGATCTCCGGCGGCAGCCTCGTTGGgcagaagagaaatagagaggaatcttctactctctcagCAAAAGCATTGACTCCCTCAAAGAAGCCAGCACATTCATTgcagtccgacgtctcaccacctccaaccgcggtggtgcaacaTCCCATATCGGCTCGTCCTGTGACACCCCCGGAGAGTCGTCTTTCCTCGGTCGACTCAgttgcaccgaacgaagccggagtcccATCCGCCGCTCTATCGTCAACGGATGTCGGCGGAGGTGAGCCCTTGATAACTGTGGAAGAActcgaagcattcttggcttcgccttcgccgtcggtcgatcttggcgaTGAACAGAACTGCATCGACGATGCTTTCTTCACCCGAGAGGTTGAAGCCTCCTTgatgtcggatgacaccgacacagcctcgaataccatcccgaaggcctcgCCGTCAGGCCTTGTCGATCCTCGCTtgatgcccgatgacactcgaattgattcgaccacggtcgtaGAGGTTTCCACGTCATCGTCGTCGATCGACTTGGTCGCGTGTGAGAAGATGTACTTCACCGACGATCCCTTCTTTTGGAGCCTGGAAGAGGTCCATGCCTTCCtgatgtccgatgacaccttCGCTGCATCGACTACGGAACAAATGGCGTGCGTGGACGATGCTCGCTCGACAACCCCGAAAGCGTTGCAAGCCTCGTTGATTTCTGATGGCACCGGCACTGATTCGACCACGGCCGAAGTGGTTTCGTCGTCATCGTCGTACGACTTTGTTGGGTATGAGCAGACGGAGAACGTAGTTGATGTCGACGACTTCATGCAAGAGATCGATGCCCTCATGAAGTCCGATGACACACCTGTGGATTCGGCAATGATCTCGTGGCTGGAGCAGTAG
- the LOC103998977 gene encoding uncharacterized protein LOC103998977 isoform X2 translates to MEPIIGTKRVIMSPYLPIRPDLSTTPARHIVTMTCHSAHQPSEYNTYADIEAVYQCLQTEYGVGQEDLILYGQSVGSGPTLHLAAHLPRLRGVVLHSAILSGLRVVCHVKFSFCFDIYKNIDKIKKVKCPVFVIHGTEDDVVNWLHGHGLWKLAEEPYDPLWIKGGGHCNLELYPDYIRHLCKFIREMENLTTATRLKKIRQTLKLPAKAAATTSTTTFTTNCCCQIRCRKPNCWSCPQRGCLMVRCSKGSAYLCNWCCGHWH, encoded by the exons ATGGAACCAATCATAGGTACAAAGAGGGTGATCATGTCCCCCTATTTGCCAATAAGGCCGGACCTTTCCACAACCCCAG CGAGACATATCGTTACTATGACTTGCCATTCTGCTCACCAG CCAAGCGAATACAACACATATGCAGACATCGAGGCAGTGTACCAGTGTCTGCAGACAGAATATGGAGTCGGTCAGGAAGATTTGATCCTTTATGGCCAATCTGTCGGTAGCGGTCCCACATTGCATTTGGCAGCTCACTTGCCGAGACTGCGAGGCGTAGTACTTCACAGTGCTATACTGTCAGGACTTCGTGTGGTTTGCCATGTCAAATTCTCGTTCTGCTTTGACATTTATAAA AACATTGACAAAATTAAAAAGGTCAAGTGcccagtttttgtaattcat GGTACCGAAGATGATGTAGTGAATTGGCTTCATGGGCATGGTTTATGGAAACTAGCGGAAGAACCGTACGATCCCTTATGGATCAAAGGAGGAGGTCATTGCAACCTAGAGTTATATCCAGACTACATCCGTCACCTATGCAAGTTTATTCGGGAAATGGAGAACCTCACGACTGCAACCCGGCTCAAGaagatccgacaaactctcaaactccctgcCAAAGCTGCCGCAACCACCAGCACCACCACCTTCACGACCAACTGTTGCTGCCAAATTAGATGTAGGAAACCCAATTGCTGGAGCTGCCCACAGAGAGGATGTCTGATGGTGCGATGCTCCAAGGGATCTGCATACCTGTGCAACTGGTGTTGTGGACATTGGCATTGA
- the LOC103998977 gene encoding uncharacterized protein LOC103998977 isoform X1: MDSRTCLSTSEPIAPFGLPRLGNEGSRILKMELSTFVLLVMACGLRVGADGTNHRYKEGDHVPLFANKAGPFHNPSHFPFASAARHIVTMTCHSAHQPSEYNTYADIEAVYQCLQTEYGVGQEDLILYGQSVGSGPTLHLAAHLPRLRGVVLHSAILSGLRVVCHVKFSFCFDIYKNIDKIKKVKCPVFVIHGTEDDVVNWLHGHGLWKLAEEPYDPLWIKGGGHCNLELYPDYIRHLCKFIREMENLTTATRLKKIRQTLKLPAKAAATTSTTTFTTNCCCQIRCRKPNCWSCPQRGCLMVRCSKGSAYLCNWCCGHWH; encoded by the exons ATGGACTCTCGCACGTGCCTATCCACCAGCGAGCCGATCGCCCCCTTCGGTCTTCCTCGGCTCGGGAACGAAG GTTCGAGGATCTTGAAGATGGAGTTATCTACGTTCGTTCTTCTCGTAATGGCTTGTGGTTTGAGGGTGGGAGCTGATGGAACCAATCATAGGTACAAAGAGGGTGATCATGTCCCCCTATTTGCCAATAAGGCCGGACCTTTCCACAACCCCAG TCATTTCCCTTTTGCATCTGCAGCGAGACATATCGTTACTATGACTTGCCATTCTGCTCACCAG CCAAGCGAATACAACACATATGCAGACATCGAGGCAGTGTACCAGTGTCTGCAGACAGAATATGGAGTCGGTCAGGAAGATTTGATCCTTTATGGCCAATCTGTCGGTAGCGGTCCCACATTGCATTTGGCAGCTCACTTGCCGAGACTGCGAGGCGTAGTACTTCACAGTGCTATACTGTCAGGACTTCGTGTGGTTTGCCATGTCAAATTCTCGTTCTGCTTTGACATTTATAAA AACATTGACAAAATTAAAAAGGTCAAGTGcccagtttttgtaattcat GGTACCGAAGATGATGTAGTGAATTGGCTTCATGGGCATGGTTTATGGAAACTAGCGGAAGAACCGTACGATCCCTTATGGATCAAAGGAGGAGGTCATTGCAACCTAGAGTTATATCCAGACTACATCCGTCACCTATGCAAGTTTATTCGGGAAATGGAGAACCTCACGACTGCAACCCGGCTCAAGaagatccgacaaactctcaaactccctgcCAAAGCTGCCGCAACCACCAGCACCACCACCTTCACGACCAACTGTTGCTGCCAAATTAGATGTAGGAAACCCAATTGCTGGAGCTGCCCACAGAGAGGATGTCTGATGGTGCGATGCTCCAAGGGATCTGCATACCTGTGCAACTGGTGTTGTGGACATTGGCATTGA